AAGCAACGAAAAGTACTTTCGATGACACgcggttttttttgttgggttaGGTCAAATACGTGAAATCATAAATAGAGAATCCTTTATGATTACAACTCATTAtatgttttgaaaatatttttttcagatttcGGAATTGTTCATGGCTTACAATGCCAAAAATTTCGATTGGATCCCGATAATTTTCCAGATGATGCGCACACAATCAGTTCTTCCAATGGCTCGCTTATTAttcaaaacactttaaaaatgtatacaaataCTCAGTATTGTTTGGAAAGGGTCAGACAGAATCAAAAGGTAAACTCCttcctaaataaaaaatataatattcactacaaaaaatatatatgtatttttaattcttaattaTTTGACTTCGTTTCTTTCAGAGCAGCTTTATACATTTCTATGCTTTGATACAAAGGTAGTGGGCAGTGACCGCATTCGCTTTAAAATGTATCCGATTGGACTTCTCATATCTTGTTGCTTCTACGCACTTACCTTGATTGTTTATATATCAATTGCCAAATTACGAAATCTTCCTGGAAAAATTCTGATTTGTCTTGTGAGCAGTTTATTTGCGGCATATCTTGGAATAGCTTTGGGCCAGTTGAAGCCCACATCAAATGACGACATCTGCTTCTTTTCTGGTCAGTACAGTGGCAATTAGTAATTAGTAAATTAGTAAATATGTCGTGCTGAGACATGAGGCCAAAAGTTATTGTCTCATAAAAGTCAGAAATCAATATAGGTACactttaattatttccgaTACTCTTAATTTATTGAATCTTTGGTTTAGctgtttttcagcttttctttatgaattcGAAAAGATTTGCTTGTATTTCAATTAAcacaaattattttcttattttaaggtTTCTTCGTGTACTTTTGTTTAATGGCTGCCTTTTCATGGATGAATATAACTTCCTTTGACATATGGAAAACCTTCGGGTAAGAAAAgtgttataaaataattataactaATGATTTCagagtttaaaaaaagtttagaaaaATTTCTAATAACTATGACTGAAAGATTTATTTacttcttaaaaattatattctatttttagatcaaccaaaattaaaagttgCGAAAAAAGTGACCTGAGACGTCAATTTATTTGGTACTCTTGTTACGGATGGGGACTACCAACTTTGCTAACGACAATCACCATTGCGTTTACAAAATCAGACATCTTACCGGATGTGGTTCGACCAAATTTTGGGCACGGTCGTTGCTGGTTTACATGTAAGCTCGTTAGAATTTCAGAACTATCTGCAATTTTCTAAAACACACTTATTAACTTCAGATGATTCTTTTGGATCTGCAAGCTTACTATTCTTCTCGGGTCCAGTTGgaattctttttatattcaaCTTGGTCCTGTTCCTGCTTACGATGAAATACTGCAACAAAGTCAAAAACGAAATATACAAGATGCAGAGTTTAAACAGTGATAAGCCAGTACTGAAGAGGAGATTTTTTCAGGACAAAACCCGATTTGTTATGAACACAAAACTATGCTTTGTTATGGGCATTACGTGGCTTTTGGAGATAGTGAGCATTTTGTTTTACGATCATAAGAAAACCTTTTTCTGGACCATCAGCGATTCGTTCAATGTGCTTCTTGGCATCTTTGTATtcatcatttttgtttttaaacggAGAATTTGGAATGAAATCGCTGTAAAGTTTGGTAAGTTTTGACTCCTTATTTTAGtctattctttttattttgtttatttatgataTTTCCAGGTTTGCAGTCAAGCCCCAGCACTACATCGACTAGAAATCGCCTTGGTGTGACAAAATCATATGCTCCAACTAGCACAGCCATGACGACGCTCCGATCTTCTCCAGGCAGTTGTGAACTGGTCCGCAAAACCTCAGCGAAACCGGAAAATGAAGTTATGCTTTAGATGGAAATTACTTATCAttaactatttataatttgtagaGCCTTATgaaactagtccctcagtttaaacattaataatacatatatgtatgtgtataatTTAGCTGTGAACCGAAATATTTAGTTAATAagtaatttctatttttttatacttatgTGTTAATTATATTACATTAATCAAAACAGTGGCGAATACATGACTTCAGTAAAtatgttgttatttttatttaattatttttaaaaactaaaacctCAGTTTCATTGACCCTTTACAGCCCATTAAAATCCgtattttgtgtttgttttatcaaaatatttatttaaatgactcCCAAAAACATTCGTAATGAGGTAAATCCGaatctgaattaaaaaaatatatgtatactctttAGATCTTGTTGAATGCAGCAATGTCAACACTTTGGACAAAGTCTTCCAGTTTTTCGATCTCCTCAGTCAGCCAATCAATGGAAACCTTATCGTCCTCCACCACGCACGAGATGCTGAGTTTCTGGATGCCAAAGGCAACGGGGACGAATTTGGAAGCTCCCCACAGAAGGCCGTCCTGGGTAATTTTGCGGATTTCAGTCTCCATTACCTTCAGATCGGTTTCATCGTCCCAGGGCTTGACATCCAGGATGATGTTGGACTTGGCAATAATGGCAACTTTCTTGGCCTTCTTGGCGGCATAGGCGGCCAATCGTTCCTCGCGGATGCGCGctgcctcctcctcttcctcctcgCTCTCCGAACCGAAAAGATCGacatcatcgtcgtcgtcttcTGTTTTCTTCGATTCCGCTTCTGGCTTCTTTGACTCTCCGTTCGTCAAATTCAACTTGGGTTCGGCAGAGTCTAATCGCTTAACCACGGCACTTAAAAGTTGGTTCAACGAGGAAACCTGGGATTTCAACTCCTTGGTTTCACTTTCCAGCTGAGCCAGGCGGCTGGCAAGCTCGGATTTCGAGCCATCGTCCAGGGTAACTCCATCAATCTGGAAATACACAATGCAgggttattaaaaaataaagtaaaataataatagaaattgtaaaatcaaagtttttaacGTGGTTTTTGAATAAACAATAAGAACCTAGGAATTATATCATGGTTTACAGACTAACTGAATTGAAAATAAACACCGGCTATAAGAAAACAAAAGTGAGGAAATATCACAACCATAGTTACCTTTTCCAGCGAGTTCTGTATGTGTTCCCTAGCCTTTGCGATTTCGCTTACTAAAGGGCTGTTGTGGCTGCGATCAGttacctttaaaaataagacaACACCATTGATTACTTGTGGGATCTCACATTTGGTGTATCGAGTATCGAACTACGGATTTAGAAGTTATAAATcgctaataaatatataaacttggTAGTAgtctttttataaattatttccaacAAGAGAGAAGTATACAgcatatatttaaagattgtTGTCATGCTGAAAAATAAGCTTGATTGATGTCAGACTGATAGGCCGTTTTCTTATCAGCACAAAATGTTGCCTATATTTAGCTaacaaattggaaaaaaattgtttattaaaatctatCTAATCTATAGGTTTCTCCCTGGTTTTCAGACAGTTTTGgtaataattttgttgaatttcttgtatatatttctatattcacatatgtatataccttgtacaatgtacatacaaTTAATTACACGAATATACCATTGCACCATATGAACACGGGAATTTTAAGTTCAAGTACGTACATAAATAGACACATTTATAAGATCATTGTACAAATGTActtgtgttataaaaatgtgttatttggCGTCCTCGCTTGTAAAGTAATATATACAATGTATgtacaatgcaaatttttgCATGTAATTGCCAAAACCATTCCGAATTCCTTTACCGGCCACGTGAAATCTTTCTATGTACTTATGTACTTCTATCTGCACAAGATTGGTGGATTGGTTTTACCTTCAGGGGGCCCTCGTAGAATCGCTTCTCGGCGACATCGTAGCGGCTCTTGTCAGTCCAGAATTTGTCCAATGCTTCTACTTTCATTTTAAGTCTTTTGCTCTTCGCTTGGCTCAAACACGTTGCACAATTAGCAGAATAATACGATAACTATTTTTGCGTGCTTatcgatatttattttaatcttttctcattattGTAGGAACGGTGGAATGacatctaaaaaaataaaaatgatttttttt
The genomic region above belongs to Drosophila takahashii strain IR98-3 E-12201 chromosome 2L, DtakHiC1v2, whole genome shotgun sequence and contains:
- the mthl15 gene encoding probable G-protein coupled receptor Mth-like 3 isoform X1, which produces MIIGLSLACLILSGILKVGAVQICCSPNSVLFKYRGSDNSEVFECASADSNLKEFPDLTQVIGKMIAPKGLGLEAPDESSHQFQLSKCQNFTSLNLSELSESALYLRNNSCIGLLNRRLIILSCEFEKNVPSQSVGFVNKCCPQGFIYVSENNTCILGENDFFVYSSIISSPIIFFDNALNCSGNKALVEYTVSSEKVQFHNDTLVWRDGSNSLTRSKFCIEAIYDSETSERRKVLGQKYLVRACQEPKICQRIPCIRRCCGEGEMYAKGNISTYCKNDGTDLKFEGFQNLNINANFSKPSDFGIVHGLQCQKFRLDPDNFPDDAHTISSSNGSLIIQNTLKMYTNTQYCLERVRQNQKLYTFLCFDTKVVGSDRIRFKMYPIGLLISCCFYALTLIVYISIAKLRNLPGKILICLVSSLFAAYLGIALGQLKPTSNDDICFFSGFFVYFCLMAAFSWMNITSFDIWKTFGSTKIKSCEKSDLRRQFIWYSCYGWGLPTLLTTITIAFTKSDILPDVVRPNFGHGRCWFTYDSFGSASLLFFSGPVGILFIFNLVLFLLTMKYCNKVKNEIYKMQSLNSDKPVLKRRFFQDKTRFVMNTKLCFVMGITWLLEIVSILFYDHKKTFFWTISDSFNVLLGIFVFIIFVFKRRIWNEIAVKFGLQSSPSTTSTRNRLGVTKSYAPTSTAMTTLRSSPGSCELVRKTSAKPENEVML
- the mthl15 gene encoding G-protein coupled receptor Mth2 isoform X3, which gives rise to MYPIGLLISCCFYALTLIVYISIAKLRNLPGKILICLVSSLFAAYLGIALGQLKPTSNDDICFFSGFFVYFCLMAAFSWMNITSFDIWKTFGSTKIKSCEKSDLRRQFIWYSCYGWGLPTLLTTITIAFTKSDILPDVVRPNFGHGRCWFTYDSFGSASLLFFSGPVGILFIFNLVLFLLTMKYCNKVKNEIYKMQSLNSDKPVLKRRFFQDKTRFVMNTKLCFVMGITWLLEIVSILFYDHKKTFFWTISDSFNVLLGIFVFIIFVFKRRIWNEIAVKFGLQSSPSTTSTRNRLGVTKSYAPTSTAMTTLRSSPGSCELVRKTSAKPENEVML
- the eEF1delta gene encoding probable elongation factor 1-delta isoform X1; the protein is MKVEALDKFWTDKSRYDVAEKRFYEGPLKVTDRSHNSPLVSEIAKAREHIQNSLEKIDGVTLDDGSKSELASRLAQLESETKELKSQVSSLNQLLSAVVKRLDSAEPKLNLTNGESKKPEAESKKTEDDDDDVDLFGSESEEEEEEAARIREERLAAYAAKKAKKVAIIAKSNIILDVKPWDDETDLKVMETEIRKITQDGLLWGASKFVPVAFGIQKLSISCVVEDDKVSIDWLTEEIEKLEDFVQSVDIAAFNKI
- the eEF1delta gene encoding probable elongation factor 1-delta isoform X2 — translated: MKVEALDKFWTDKSRYDVAEKRFYEGPLKIDGVTLDDGSKSELASRLAQLESETKELKSQVSSLNQLLSAVVKRLDSAEPKLNLTNGESKKPEAESKKTEDDDDDVDLFGSESEEEEEEAARIREERLAAYAAKKAKKVAIIAKSNIILDVKPWDDETDLKVMETEIRKITQDGLLWGASKFVPVAFGIQKLSISCVVEDDKVSIDWLTEEIEKLEDFVQSVDIAAFNKI